TGCCCGGCTGGAATCGGGCAGCCTGCCGACCCGCGTGCAGGCATTCCGGCTGGGGCCGCTGCTGCAGACGCTGGCGCGTGAGTTCGGCATCGCCGCACAGTCGCGCGGGCTGGTGGTGGACTGGGTCGATACCGATGCGGTGGTGGTCAGCGATGAAGCGCTGCTGCGGCGCATCCTGCAGAACTTCCTGTCCAATGCACTGCGCTACAGCGAGCGCGGCCGCGTGCTGCTCGGCTGCCGTCGCCGCGAAGGCATGCTGTGGATCGAAGTGCACGATCAGGGCCCCGGCATTCCCGACGCGTTGCAGGGCGAGATCTTCGAGGAGTTCCGCCGCCTGCACGACGGGCAGCAGCGCGGCGCCGGCCTTGGCCTGGCCATTGTCGACCGCATCGGCCGCCTGCTGGGGCATCCGATCCGGCTGCGCTCGCAGCTGGGCCAGGGCAGCGTGTTCGCCGTAGGCGTGCCATTCGGTGAAGCCAGCGCGATTCCCGCCTCTGCACCCGCGCCGGTACTGGTGCAGGAACCGGCCGCGGACAATCCGCTGCGCGGGCGCCGGGTGTGGGTGATCGACGACGACCCGCACGTCTGCGCCGCCAGCCGCGCGCTGCTGGAGCGCTGGGGCTGCGAGGTGCTTCTGGCCGATGGCCCGCAGGCGGCGCTGCAGTTGGCCAGTGCAGCAACCGTGCCGGAGTTGGTGCTGCTGGATGTACGCATGGGCGATCACCACGGCCCGGTGCTGTATGAGACGTTGGCGGAGCTGTGGCAGGCACGCCCGCCAGTGGTGCTGGTCACCGCCGAACGCGATGCGGGATTGCGTGAGATGGCCGCCGAGCGTGGCTGGGGAATGATGGCCAAGCCAGTGAAGCCGCCGGCGCTGCGGGCGCTGATGAGTCAGTTGCTGGTCCGGCATCGCGGGTGATTCCAGCCAACGGCACAGCCCCTCCTGTGGGTGGTGTCTGGTTGCTCGTGAAAAGCAAAAGCCGTGGGTGGGCCGGTCGGGTTGGGTGCGCGGGGGACGCCGTGAATCCATCCCTGGAGGCTTGGCAGCCGCATCCATGCGGCTGACACCCCCGCGAACCCAACCCGACCGGCCTCTGACAGATTTCGGTGGCCTGCCACCCACGGAGAAGAAAAAGAAGATCAAAAGCGGATCGCGCGCTGCGCTTGCTCGTGTAAAGCCGAGCCCATGCTCGGCTTCGCGGACCGGCCGCAAAGCAGCCGAGCGTGGGCTCGGCTCTACAAAAGGCAGCCTGCCAGGCTGCCTTTGCTTTTGATCTTCTTTTCTCTTCCGTGGATGGATGCGCACGGAACCTGTCCGTGGCCGGGCAGGTGGGCTGCGCAGGGGCGTGAGCCGCATGGATGCGGCGACCGAGCTTACATGGACGTACTTGCAGCGGCCCCTGCGCAGTCCACCTGCCCGGCCTCACTCATGAACTACTCTACGTGTCCACCCACGAGGGGCTGCGCCGTTGGCTGGAAACTACAACCCGATGCCCGCGTCGCCCTCAGGCTCCAGCGCCTTCACCAGCACCGCCGCCTGCGTTCGGCTATGGCACTCGAGTTTTTTCAGGATGGCGGTGACATGCACCTTCACCGTGTTCTCGGCCAACCCCAGCGTATAAGCAATCTGCTTGTTGAGCAGGCCATCGGCCAGGCACAGCAGCACGCGGAACTGCTGCGGGGTCAGTTGGGCCAGGCGGCTGGCCAGCAGCGCGTCGGCCTCCGAACGCTCGGCGGCCATCGCCGGGAACCACAGGCCACCATCGAGCACCGCCTGCACGGCCTCGCCGATGGTCTCGGCCGGGGCCGACTTCGGGATGAAACCGGCCGCGCCGAACTGCTGCGCGCGGCGGATCACCCGCGGGTGGTCGTTGGACGAGAGGATCACCACCGGGATGTCCGGATGCGAGCCACGCACGTGCAGCAGCGCGGAAAAACCGTGCGCACCAGGCATCGTCAGGTCGAGCAGCACCAGGTCCACATCCGGGTGCGCGTCGAGGGCTTCGGCCAGCGCATCGGCGCTGGCGACCTCGCGCACCTGCGCCAGCGGCAGGCTCTGCCGCAAGGACTGCACCACCGCCGAGCGCAGCAGCGGATGGTCATCGGCGATCAGGATGGTGTATTCGCTCATGCCGCCATTGTACGGGCAGGCCGGAGCCTCAGCGCCCCGCCGGCTCGACGCTGCTGCGCCAGGCGTCGAGGAACTGGCGGCGCTTGAGCGCGTCCAGGTACACCAGCAGACCCGGGCCGAGCTGGATCGGACGCCGGCTGCGGCCGGGCGCATCGTCGCCACGTGCGTTGCCGGTCACGATCGGCATCAGCCGCGCCTCACGCGACAGCACCTGCTGGCCACGCGGCGACAGCAGGTAATCGAGGAAGCGCCGCGCTTCTTCCGGGTGTGGGCCGGTGCGGGGGATCACCGCGGTGCGCAGCACCACCAGCGTGTAGTCCTCGGGCTCGACGATGGCCAGTGGCGCGCCGGCATCGACACGTGCCTGCGCATAGGAGCCGAGCACGTTGTAGACCAGCGACAACTCGCCGCTGGCCACCTTGTCCAGCAGCACGCCGGTGCGCTCTTCGCGCACCACGTCGTTGTCGCCGAGCGCCCCCAGCAGCGCGCCGGCAATGCTGCCGCGCTGCGCATCCTGGGTTGCCAGCAGGTAGCCGACACTGCTGCGCTCAATGTCATAGGTGCCCACCTTTCCGCGTAGCGGTGCACCTTCAGCACGCAGCCGGTCGAGCAGCTGGCGGCGCGTGTGCGGCACCTTTGCCGAAGGCATCGCACGGGTGTTGTAGACCATCACCACCGGCTCATAGCTGATGCCGAACGCCTCGTTGCGCCACTGTGCCCAGGCCGGCAACGCAGCGGTCTGCGCCGAACGGTGCGGCAGCGCATGGCCATCGTTGACCAGCTTGGTCTGCAGGTCCATGCCACTGGAGATCAGCAGGTCCGGCGATGCCGGCCCGACGCGGTCGTGCAGGTACCGCGCGTACAGGTCCTGGGTGATGATGTCCTCGTACACCACCTCAGTGCCCGGGTGCATGCGCTGGTAGTCGGCGATGACCACCGCGAACACTTCGATGTCGGTGGTGCCGTGGATGCGCAGCTGCTCGGTGGCGGCTCCCTGCGCAGGGAAACGGCGCACATCGCCCGGTGCGGCCAGCACCGGCAGGGCCAGCAGCAGGGCAACGGCCGTGGCGAACAGGCGGATCATGAACTGCTCCGTGGCAGGCGGATGGTGGCGATCAGCCCGCCCTGCGGGCGGTTGCTGAGGTCGATGCGGCCGCCATGGCTGTCGACCACGCGCTTGACGATGGCCAGGCCCAGCCCGGCACCGCCGGATGGCGCGCCTTCGCCACGCGCGAAACGTTCGAATACGCGCTCGGCATCGGCGGCCGCGATGCCGGCGCCATGGTCGGCGATGGTCAGCACGGCCTGCCCGCCTTCCACGGTCAGGGCGATCTGCAACGGGCCGTCGCCGCCATACTTCAATGCGTTGTCGACCAGATTCTTGATCGCCTCGCGCAGCAGCAGTGCATCGCCGTGCACCTGCACAGGTTCGGCGGTCATCGCCAGCTGCACGCGCGGCGCCGGGCCGGCCTGCGGCAGCGCTTCATGCAGGGCCTGGTGCACGGTCTCGGCCAGGTCCACCGCCGCAAAGCGCTGCAGGTGCGAACGATGGATCACGCTGGCATCGCTGAGCAGCTGGTTGAGCAGCCGGCTCATGTGGGTGGCGTTACGCTCGATCGCCTGCAGGCTGCGTCGCATGTCCTCCGGGTCGTCGTCGTCCAGCGCCAACTGCGCCTGTGCACGCAATGCCGCCAACGGCGTACGCATCTGGTGTGCGGCCTCGGCCATGAACGCGCGCAGTGTCTCGTTGCTGCTGGACAGGCGTTCCATGAAGCGATTCAACGCGGCCACCATCTGGTCCATCTCACGCGGCACGCGGGCATCCAGCGGCTTCAGGTCGGACGGTTCCCGTCGCGACAGCTCGCGCTCCACCCGCACCAGCGGCCGGAATGCGCGATGCACGCCGAACGCCACCAGCGCCAGCAGCAGCCCGGACAACACACCGATCGCCAACAGCGCGCGATTGACCATGTCCTGCGCGACGGCTTCCCGTGCACGCCGGGTCTGGCCAACCTGGACCTGTACCTCGCCCTGCGCCGAGGCGGCGGCGAAGCTGCGGCCGACCACCACGAAGCGCACGGTCTCGCCGCTGTAGGGGGCGTCGAACAACTGCGGCTGCGTGCCGGGCCGGCGCGGCGGTGCCGGCAGGTCGCCGTAGCCGGTGATCAGGTTGCCTCGGTTGTCGGCCACCCGGTAGAACACGCGGTCTTCCGGCGCCATCGCCAGCAGGTCCAGCGCCGCATACGGCAGATCGACCTGCCACTGGCCATCGACCAGGGCCACCGAATCGGCAATGGACAGCGCCGAGGACACCAGCAGGTGATCGTAGGATCGGTTGGCGGCGCGCTGGCCATAATCGCGCGCGGCAAACAGCAGGGCCACTGCGAACACCGCCAGCAGCACGCCGAGGTAGAGCAGCAGCGTGCGCCGCAGCGAACCCGGGGCGGCAGTGGCAGCGCGCGCGTCAGCCATCGGCGTCGGCATGGGTATCGCTGGCTTCCAACAGGTAGCCGACGCCGCGCACCGTGGTGATGCGCAGCGGCGCGCCGGCCAGCTTCTTTCTCAGGCGGCCAACGTACAACTCGATGGCATTCGGGCCCGCTTCGTCATCGAAGCCGAACAGGCCGTTGCCGATCTCGTCCTTGCCGACCACCTGGCCGAGACGGCCGACCAGGATCTCCAGCAGGCGGTACTCGCGGTTGGGCAGTTCGATCGGTTCGCCGTCGAGGCTGACCCGGTGCGCAGCGTTGTCGAACTGGAAGCCGCCGATCTGCACCACTTCGCTGGCCTGGCCTCGCGCACGCCGCAGCAGCACGCGGCAGCGCGCTTCGAACTCGCGGAAATCGAACGGCTTGCCCAGATAGTCGTCGGCCCCCACATCCAGCGCCTGCACGCGATCTTCGATGCCATCACGCGCGGTCAACATCAACACTGGCGTGCTGTCACCGCGCTCGCGCATGCCAGCCAGCACGCGCAGGCCATCGAGCTTGGGCAGGCCGATATCCAGCACCACCAGGTCGAAGCTCTGGTAACGCAGCACGCTGGCGGCGGCCAGTCCATCGGCCTGCCAGTCCACGGCGTGCCCGCTGCGGCGCATCCGGCGGATGATCGCATCGGCCAGATCCGGATTGTCTTCGACCAGCAGCAGGCGCATGGGCACACGGGCGGGAGGGGAACCGAATGCTACCGCATGCTGCCTCCGCGCTCGCCGGGCATGGCATGGCGAGCGCAGCGGCCCGCTTTTCGCTGCACCGCACAATCCGTTGACAGGACGATGACAGCTTGCCCGACCCAGACTGCGGCCGCGCACCGTCCGGTGCCCACGATTGCCGCGCGCCTGGCGCGCACCTGGGAGGGTTTGTGGAATTCACGTTTGCCTGGCGGCGTCCTGCCGCCATGATGGCGCTGGCCGCCCTGTCGGCGCCGGCCTTTGCCGCTGAAGACGACCGTCCGGTCACCGCCACCCTCGGTGGCCGCCTGCACCTGGACTTCGCCACCTTCGACAACGACAACCGCGGCACCCCGAACAAGGACGACACCGAGATCCGCCGTGCCTGGCTGGACGTGTCGGGCAAGTTCTTCGTGGTCGACTACAAGCTGGAGGCCGACTTCTCCGGCGACCGCGTCGAGGCCAAGGACGTCTACCTGGCACGCAGCTTCGGCAAGGCCGGCAAGCTGACCGTGGGCCAGTTCAAGCAGTACTTCTCGCTGGATGACCGCACCAGCTCCAACTACGGCAGCTTCCTGGAGCGCGGCAACGCCGGCACCACGCTGGCGCCGCTGTACCGCCTGGGTGCGTCCTGGCAGGCCAACCCGGGTGACTTCACCTGGGCGGCCAGCCTCTACAGCCTGGAGAGCATCGACGCGTGGCAGGTGAAGGGCCGCGCGGCGGGTGGTCGCGTCACCTGGGCGCCCTCGCCCAGCGACGGTGACGTGCTGCACCTGGGCCTGTCGCTGGCCCGCGAGGCCTACGACAACCCCGGCGCCAATGGCACCCCCGGCCTGAAGATCCGACCACGCCCGGCCGGCCACCTGTCCGACGAAAGCCGCCTGACCCTGGTCGACTTCTCCGCCGGCCGCGATACCGACGTCAACAAGTGGTCGCTGGAATACGCGCAGGTGCGCGGCCCGCTGTCGTGGCAGGGCGAGTTCAGTGGCGCCACCTTCGATGACGGCGCCCAGCGCGGCGACGTGATGGCCGCCTACGGCATGCTCAGCTGGTTCGTCACCGGCGAAAGCCGCGCCTATGACCGCAAGACCGGCCGCTTCGCGCGGGTGAAGGACATCCGCCACAAGGCCGGTGCCTTCGAAGTGGCGCTGCGCTACGACCAGATGTGGGGCGCGCAGCACCTTGATGGCGCTCCGGACCTGCGCCGCGGTAGCACCGAAGCGTGGACGCTGGGTGGCAACTGGTACCTGCGCGACAACCTGCGCTTCATGCTCAACGTGATCGAAAGCCGCAACCGCGACCGCCTGGCCGGGGTCACGGTGGACCGCACGCGCGCGGTCACCGGACGCCTGCAGTACGACTTCTAAGCCCCACATCCCGGGCACGTCGCCCGGGCCCCTTCCACTCCCCCACATCCTGTTTTTGCAAGGAGTCCGCAGATGATGCTGAGCATCCTCGGCTTTGGCATGGTCATTACGTTCATGTACTTGATCATGAGCAAGCGCCTGTCGCCGCTCGTCGCCCTGATCACCATCCCCATCCTGTTCGCGCTGATCGGTGGCTTCGGCGCCGGCCTCGACGAGATGATGCTGGAGGGCATCAAGAAGATCGCGCCGACCGGCGTGATGCTGATGTTCGCCATCCTCTACTTCGGGGTCATGATCGATGCCGGCCTGTTCGATCCGCTGGTGCGGATCATCCTGCGCTTCGTCAAGGGCGATCCGATGAAGATCGTGCTCGGCACCGCCGTGCTGGCGATGCTGATCTCGCTCGATGGTGATGGCTCGACGACCTACATGATCACCGTCTCGGCGATGCTGCCGCTGTACCAGCGGCTGGGCATGAACGCGCTGAACATGACCTGCGTGACCATCCTCGCCGGCGGCGTGATGAACCTGACCCCGTGGGGCGGCCCGACCGCACGCGCGGCCACCGCGCTGCACGTGGACCCGGCCGATGTGTTCGTGCCGCTGATCCCGTCGATGGTGATCGCCTGTGCCGGCGTGCTGCTGCTGGCCTGGTACCTGGGCCTGAAGGAACGCCGTCGCCTCGGCGTGGTGACCCTGCCCAAGGGCGGCAGCTGGATGGACAACAGCGTGTCCGACGACAGCAACCCGCTGCCGACCGTGGAAGACGCCGAAGACATCAAGCGTCCGAAGCTGCTGTGGGTCAACCTGGCCCTGACCGTGGCACTGATGACCGCGCTGATCATCGGCGTGCTGCCGATGCCGGTGCTGTTCATGGTCGGCTTCGCCATCGCGCTGGTGATCAACTACCCGAACCTGGCCGAGCAGCGCCGCCGCGTGGTCAACCACGCCGGCAACGTGCTGTCGGTGGTGTCGCTGATCTTCGCCGCAGGCATCTTCACCGGCATCCTCAACAACACCGGCATGGTCGAAGCGATGTCGCACAGCTTCCTGGCGGTGATTCCGGAATCCTGGGGCCCGTACCTGGCGGTGATCACGGCCGTGGCATCGATGCCGTTCACCTTCTTCATGTCCAACGACGCGTTCTACTTCGGCGTGCTGCCGATCCTGTCAGAGGCCGCCGGCAACTACGGCATCACCCCGGTGGAAATGGCGCGCGCCTCGCTGGCCGGCCAGCCGGTGCACCTGCTCAGCCCGCTGGTGCCGTCCACCTACCTGCTGGTGGGCCTGGCCAAGGTCGAATTCGCCGACCACCAGAAGTTCACCCTGAAGTGGGCCATCGCCATCTCGATGCTGCTGATGATCGGCAGCCTGCTGTTCGGCCTGTATCCCCTCGCCGCCTGACCCCTTACCCAGGAGCCTTCTGCAATGACGCTTCGAATCGCTTACGTCACCAGCGGCATGGGCAGTGTCGGTACTGCCATCTGCCAGAGCCTGGCCCGCAGCGGCCACACCGTGGTTGCCGGCTGCGCGCCGAACTCGCCGCGCAAGGCCAACTGGCTGCGCGAGCAGCGCGAACAGGGCTTCGACTTCATCGCCTCCGAAGGCAACGCGACCGACTGGGCCTCGACCAGCGCCGCGTTCGCCAAGGTGCGCGCCGAAGTCGGTGAAGTGGATGTACTGGTCAACAACTCCGGCGGCAGCCGCGACCTGCTGTTCCGGCAGATGACGGTGGAGGACTGGAACGCGGTGATCGCCTCCAACCTCAATTCGCTGTTCAACCTGACCAAGCAGGTGGTCGACGGCATGGCCACGCGCGGCTGGGGCCGCATCATCAACATCGGTTCGGTCAGTGCCCACAAGGGCCAGATCGGGCAGGTGAACTACGCCACCGCCAAGGCCGCGATGCATGGCTTCAGCCGTGCGCTGGCGGCGGAAGTGGCCTCGCGCGGGGTCACCGTCAACACGCTGTCGCCGGGCTACATCGCCAGCCAGGCGATCAGCAGCTTCCCGCCGGACGTGCTGGACCGGCTGGCCGCGTCGGTGCCGGTGCGCCGCCTCGGCCGCCCCGAGGAAGTGGCCGGCCTGTGCGCGTGGCTGGCTTCGGACGAAGCCTCGTACGTGACCGGCGCCGACTATCCGGTCAACGGTGGCCTGTACATGGGTTGAGCCCGCCTCCACGCAACGCGTGGACCGCCTCCCCCACGGAGTGCGCGGGGCCGGTGAACCTTCGCTTGCGAGGGGGATCCGGCCCCTTTTTTGTTTCTGCATTTTCGGGACGCATTGCCCGATACATCGGCAGAACCGGTGCTATACCTGCCAACGCTCGCTGAGCCCGATGGATGAACGGCCGGAATCGCGGATCAAGGAGGTTGGCATGCGTGCATTGCTGAGTGCGCTTCTTGTGGTCGCCACCCCGCCACTGGCGGCCACCCCACCTGCTGCCAGTGCGGATGAGGCGGATGCAACATGGCGGCTGGTGGAGCGCTGGTCCTTGCAGCTGTCACGCTCTGACCTTGTCGCGCAGCTATCACCTCTGGTCCCGGTCGGCTCGCGTTCGGAAGCAAGAATGGGCCGGGGCGACAGCGCCACCATCGATCTGGCGCCATTCGTGGTCGCTGGGAGGATCAAGGGGCCTTCTGGCCAGATCTACACCGATGCGTCGGGGCGAATCATCAAAGGCATCACGCTGTCGCTGGGCGGCGCCTGCATCTCGCGAAGGCAGATGGGTCGTCGCTACCCCGACTTCAACGTCCTTTCCGTCCCGTCCGGGCATAGTCTGGACGAGTCGACGGTGTTCGGCACGGTAGTGAACGGCATCCAGATCGGGTTCTCATTCTCCGAACATGATCGTGACTGCATGGACCAGCTCAAATTCGGCTGGCCCGGTGAGCGCTTCTGATTCCCACCGGCATACCGCCATGACGAACATGTTGCAGGACACGCACCACCGCCCTGCACCGTTCGTTGGTTTTTCGTAAAGAAGGTTTCATGTTCCGTTCGCATAGTGGCCATGCACCGCGCACCCGTGCCGGTGACCACCCCCAATGCAACGGACCACCATGCAGACCCGACACCTGACGATCGCCGTGGCGATCGCGCTCTCCGCCGCCGCCAGCGCCCACGCCGCCACCACCGCCGATACCGGCGCCAGCACCGATGCCGCGCTGAGCGCGCAGACGCTGGATACCGTCTCCGTGATCGGCCAGGGCGAGACCCGCCAGGTGCAGCGCATCACCACCGTCGACAAGCAGGTGCTGCCGCCTGGCACCAGTGGCCAGAAGATCCTCGACCGCCTGCCGGGCGTGTCGGTGCAGTCCAATGATGCCTTCGGTGCCAACGAGGAATCGCAGACCATCAGCCTGCGTGGCTTCGACAAGAGCCGCCTCGGCTACACGCTGGACGGCATCCCGCTGGGCGACAACAGCTACGGCAACTACAACGGCCTGAGCATTTCCCGCGCGATCATCGCCGAGAACCTGGCTGGCGCCGAACTGTCGCAGGGCATCGGCTCGCTGGGCGTGGCCTCGACCAGCAACCTGGGTGGCACCATCCAGTATTTCTCGATGGACCCGTCCACCGAATTCGGTGGCCGCGCCAGCGTCACCGTCGGCGACAACAGCCAGCGCCGTGGCTATCTGCGCGTGGACACCGGCGACATCAACGGCTTCTCGGCCTATGTGTCCGGCGTGCACCAGGACCAGGACATGTGGGCCGCGCCGTACCAGAACCAGACCACCCGCCAGTTCAATGCCAAGGCGGTGTGGAATGTCGGCGACCACCGCTTCGGTGCGTTCGTGGCGACCTCGCGCGCCAGCCAGGCCAACTACGCATACCTGTCCAAGGACATGCTGGCCCGCGGCCTGGGCTATGACTGGAACATCTACGCGCCGGACTGGGACCGCGCCGTCGCTGCCGCGTACTGCGCGCCGGGCACCTACAACAAGGCGCGCTGCGCGTTCAGCGGCGGCGTCAACAGCATCGACGATGCGTACTACCAGAGCCGTGCGCTGCGCGACGACAACCTGTACTCGGTCGATGCCGACCTGCGCCTGGGCGAGCAGGGCCGCCTGAAGCTGCTGGCCTACCATCACGACAACCGTGGCCAGGGCCACTGGTGGGCACCGGGCCAGCCGTCCTACCCGGGCACCGACAAGATGCTGCCGATCTCGATCCGCAGCACCAACTACACGATCAACCGCGATGGCCTGACCGCCGCACTGTCGTGGACGGTGGGCATCCACGAGCTGGAAGCCGGCCTGTGGTACGAGCAGAACGACCATAACGTGTCGCGCAACTTCTACTACATCAGCGGCCCGTTCCTGGACGACCTGTACCTGAAGAACCCGGACCGCCTGCTGTTCAACCAGGACTTCGACATCCGCACGCGCCAGTTCTACGTGCAGGACCGCATGCGCTTCCTGGACCAGCGCCTGACCGTGGACGTGGGCATCAAGAGCCCCAACACCCGCATGCGCGCCACCGCGCAGCCCGGTGTGGAAACCAGCATTGCATCAGGCACGCTGACCGCCAAGGAATCGGTGCTGCCGCAGGTGGGCCTGGGCTTCAAGCTCAACGCCAACAATGAGCTGTTTGCCTCCTACGCCGAGAACATCGCCGCCTTCGTCGGCGGTGGCAGCGGCGGCCCGCTGCAGGTGTCGCCGGAATCGTTCGCGGCCAGCGCCGGGCTGGAGCCGGAGAAGTCCAAGAGCCTGGAAGCCGGCTTCCGTACCTTCGGCGAGAAGTACCAGGCGTCGATCGCGGCCTACAACGTCAAGTTCGACAACCGCCTGCTGTCGCTGAACCCGTGCTCGAGCATCGAGGTCGGCACGCGTCCGGAGTGCGTGACGCGCTTCATCAACGTCGGTTCGGTGAAGAGCTACGGCGCAGAACTGACCTTCATCTTCAAGCCGATCGATGGCCTGCAGTGGTACAACGCGCTGTCCTGGAACAAGACCACCTACGAGGACGACTACCTGTCCGGCGGCGCGGTGGTGCCGGTGGCCGGCAAGATCACGGTGGATACGCCGCAGCGCATGGCCTCCAGTGAGATCAGCTGGAACCGCGACGGTTTCTTCGCCAGCCTGCGTGCCAAGTACACCGGCAAGCGCTACTACACCTACACCAACGACCAGTCGGTGCCGGGCGTGACCACCTTCGACGCCGGTGCGGGCTACGATTTCGGCCCGGGCCTGGGCCTGCGCAACGTGCGGGTGTCGTTGAACGCGACCAACCTGACCAACAAGCGCTACGCCGGCCAGCTGAGCTCGTTCGCACCGACCGATCCGAAGGGCACGCGCTATGCGATCCATGCGAGCGCACCGCGGCAGCTGTTCATGACGGTGGCGGCGGAGTTCTAGGTCGAAAGCGTTGCCCCGCGGCGTCTTGATTATCGTCGCGGGGCAGGGCCGGATGGGCCGGCGCAGGACACGCCGTAAACCCATCCATGGGGGCTCGATGGCGCCATCCATGGCGCCAACGGTCCTGCGCCGGCCCATCCGACCCTGCTCGACGGTTTCCCGCGCCACGGTGCGGAGGGCAAAGAAGAGCAAAAGCAAAGAGCCGGGCAATGCCCGGCTCTTTGCTTTTCAAGCTCTTCAAGCGCAATCCCTCTGGTGGACTGCTGGCCGTCTCGCGGGAAATTGTCTGGAGCGGGGGGCTTGCGCTGGCTAGGACCGTCTACGGCATGGATGCCGTGGCCGAGCCTACAGGGACGTACTTGCGGCGTGTCCTGGCCAGCGCAAGCCCCCCGCTCTCCCCGATATCAATCGAGACGCCACAGGCCGCCAACGCATTTCATTCCGGCGCCAGCTGGTCCATCCGTATCCGGTTGGCAAACAGCGAGAACGCCAGCATGCCGGCCAGGCCGTTCGCCCGGCTCACCCAGTGCGGCAGCCAGCGCGGCGGCTTCAGCACTCCCGCCTCGAACAGCGGCGCGAATGCAATCGCATCGGCCAGGCTCATCTTGCCGGCAAACAACCAGCGGCAGACCTGCAGGCGATCCTCGGCCAGCATGTGGCGGAAGAAGGTGTGCACCGACACCAGGCCGCGCAGGTACACCGTGTCCTTGGTGAAGGCAAGGCCGCCACTGGGCGGCACGCCGCGGAACACGCGCTGCGCCGAAGCGAAGCTCTCTTCCGCGTTCTGCCCGGCATCGCAGAAGTAGCGGAACACTTCGATGAAATCGGCGCCTTCGCGTGCCATGGCAATCGCTTCGGTACGCAGGCTGATGCGCTTGAGGCGCTCGATGTCGATGCTGCCGGTGATCTGTTCGGCGAAAGTGGCCAGCCCTTCCTGGGTTGCCGTCACCCGTGGCGAGGACAATGCCAGGCTCGGCAACACCGGCTGTTCGCGGCCGTTCAACGCGGTCAGCGAATGCACCAGCGCTTCATGGTGGAACAGCTGCGCGCGGTCGTAGGCACTGAAGCGCGCGCTGGTACGCAGGCGGATGCGGGTCGGGCCGGCGGCGGCCTTGGACACCAGCTCCGGATCCAGCTGCACCTGGATGATGCGTGATTCGAAGAAAGCGTCCAGATCGTTCTGCAACTGCAGCTGCAGTGCGATGGCCGAGACCGGCACCTGCTCCTCCGGCGCCAGCAGTTCGTGGTCCAGTTCGGCGGCAATCTGGATGAAGTGCCGCGCCGCTTCGCGCGTGCTCGGGCCATTGCCCGGCAGCGGCTGCTCCGGC
The sequence above is a segment of the Stenotrophomonas maltophilia genome. Coding sequences within it:
- a CDS encoding ABC transporter substrate-binding protein, translated to MIRLFATAVALLLALPVLAAPGDVRRFPAQGAATEQLRIHGTTDIEVFAVVIADYQRMHPGTEVVYEDIITQDLYARYLHDRVGPASPDLLISSGMDLQTKLVNDGHALPHRSAQTAALPAWAQWRNEAFGISYEPVVMVYNTRAMPSAKVPHTRRQLLDRLRAEGAPLRGKVGTYDIERSSVGYLLATQDAQRGSIAGALLGALGDNDVVREERTGVLLDKVASGELSLVYNVLGSYAQARVDAGAPLAIVEPEDYTLVVLRTAVIPRTGPHPEEARRFLDYLLSPRGQQVLSREARLMPIVTGNARGDDAPGRSRRPIQLGPGLLVYLDALKRRQFLDAWRSSVEPAGR
- the phbB gene encoding acetoacetyl-CoA reductase, whose product is MTLRIAYVTSGMGSVGTAICQSLARSGHTVVAGCAPNSPRKANWLREQREQGFDFIASEGNATDWASTSAAFAKVRAEVGEVDVLVNNSGGSRDLLFRQMTVEDWNAVIASNLNSLFNLTKQVVDGMATRGWGRIINIGSVSAHKGQIGQVNYATAKAAMHGFSRALAAEVASRGVTVNTLSPGYIASQAISSFPPDVLDRLAASVPVRRLGRPEEVAGLCAWLASDEASYVTGADYPVNGGLYMG
- a CDS encoding OprO/OprP family phosphate-selective porin; this translates as MMALAALSAPAFAAEDDRPVTATLGGRLHLDFATFDNDNRGTPNKDDTEIRRAWLDVSGKFFVVDYKLEADFSGDRVEAKDVYLARSFGKAGKLTVGQFKQYFSLDDRTSSNYGSFLERGNAGTTLAPLYRLGASWQANPGDFTWAASLYSLESIDAWQVKGRAAGGRVTWAPSPSDGDVLHLGLSLAREAYDNPGANGTPGLKIRPRPAGHLSDESRLTLVDFSAGRDTDVNKWSLEYAQVRGPLSWQGEFSGATFDDGAQRGDVMAAYGMLSWFVTGESRAYDRKTGRFARVKDIRHKAGAFEVALRYDQMWGAQHLDGAPDLRRGSTEAWTLGGNWYLRDNLRFMLNVIESRNRDRLAGVTVDRTRAVTGRLQYDF
- a CDS encoding CitMHS family transporter; its protein translation is MLSILGFGMVITFMYLIMSKRLSPLVALITIPILFALIGGFGAGLDEMMLEGIKKIAPTGVMLMFAILYFGVMIDAGLFDPLVRIILRFVKGDPMKIVLGTAVLAMLISLDGDGSTTYMITVSAMLPLYQRLGMNALNMTCVTILAGGVMNLTPWGGPTARAATALHVDPADVFVPLIPSMVIACAGVLLLAWYLGLKERRRLGVVTLPKGGSWMDNSVSDDSNPLPTVEDAEDIKRPKLLWVNLALTVALMTALIIGVLPMPVLFMVGFAIALVINYPNLAEQRRRVVNHAGNVLSVVSLIFAAGIFTGILNNTGMVEAMSHSFLAVIPESWGPYLAVITAVASMPFTFFMSNDAFYFGVLPILSEAAGNYGITPVEMARASLAGQPVHLLSPLVPSTYLLVGLAKVEFADHQKFTLKWAIAISMLLMIGSLLFGLYPLAA
- a CDS encoding sensor histidine kinase → MADARAATAAPGSLRRTLLLYLGVLLAVFAVALLFAARDYGQRAANRSYDHLLVSSALSIADSVALVDGQWQVDLPYAALDLLAMAPEDRVFYRVADNRGNLITGYGDLPAPPRRPGTQPQLFDAPYSGETVRFVVVGRSFAAASAQGEVQVQVGQTRRAREAVAQDMVNRALLAIGVLSGLLLALVAFGVHRAFRPLVRVERELSRREPSDLKPLDARVPREMDQMVAALNRFMERLSSSNETLRAFMAEAAHQMRTPLAALRAQAQLALDDDDPEDMRRSLQAIERNATHMSRLLNQLLSDASVIHRSHLQRFAAVDLAETVHQALHEALPQAGPAPRVQLAMTAEPVQVHGDALLLREAIKNLVDNALKYGGDGPLQIALTVEGGQAVLTIADHGAGIAAADAERVFERFARGEGAPSGGAGLGLAIVKRVVDSHGGRIDLSNRPQGGLIATIRLPRSSS
- a CDS encoding response regulator, with the protein product MSEYTILIADDHPLLRSAVVQSLRQSLPLAQVREVASADALAEALDAHPDVDLVLLDLTMPGAHGFSALLHVRGSHPDIPVVILSSNDHPRVIRRAQQFGAAGFIPKSAPAETIGEAVQAVLDGGLWFPAMAAERSEADALLASRLAQLTPQQFRVLLCLADGLLNKQIAYTLGLAENTVKVHVTAILKKLECHSRTQAAVLVKALEPEGDAGIGL
- a CDS encoding response regulator transcription factor; protein product: MRLLLVEDNPDLADAIIRRMRRSGHAVDWQADGLAAASVLRYQSFDLVVLDIGLPKLDGLRVLAGMRERGDSTPVLMLTARDGIEDRVQALDVGADDYLGKPFDFREFEARCRVLLRRARGQASEVVQIGGFQFDNAAHRVSLDGEPIELPNREYRLLEILVGRLGQVVGKDEIGNGLFGFDDEAGPNAIELYVGRLRKKLAGAPLRITTVRGVGYLLEASDTHADADG